Genomic segment of Hydra vulgaris chromosome 08, alternate assembly HydraT2T_AEP:
ATAGTCTCGTCTCGAATAACAAAAATAACGAGACGTATATAACTTATTGTgatctaataattttttgcactGCCGTTTCAGTAGTTCCAAAAACCGGTCGACTCaaagtaaaagttgtttttaataaaaatggcagTCAAGCTTGGAGTTATTATTCCTACTAATAAAAGGATAAAGATTAAATTACCTGAAAGAATGCttaatatttgtaaagaaaaaaatattgaagtcaGTGTTcttgatgttgatgatgataatttttttgaaactggtCCGTTTGATGTCTTACTACATAAAATAGAGGACTTTTATAATGAATGTTCTCCAGAGGAAGCATTACAGCGTACTACAAAAGTTAGAGCGTATGCTGCTAGGTATCCTGATATGATTGTTTTGGATGATTTTGATGTTTCAATGAAAATGACAGATAGAAATTTTATGACGAATGTTATACAACAAGCATGCATGACGATTGATGGTATAACAGTATTTGTTccaaaaataatagaaattccTGAAAATTCAACTTTAGAGGAATGTAAACAACTGGTTTCAAGTAATTTTATGAAGTTTCCAGTTTTAGCAAAACCACTTTCTGCAAGTTTGGACCAAGGATCACATAATATGGTTCTGATTTTTTCAATGGATCATCTTAGTAATCTTCCAAAGCCGTG
This window contains:
- the LOC100211606 gene encoding inositol-tetrakisphosphate 1-kinase, which produces MAVKLGVIIPTNKRIKIKLPERMLNICKEKNIEVSVLDVDDDNFFETGPFDVLLHKIEDFYNECSPEEALQRTTKVRAYAARYPDMIVLDDFDVSMKMTDRNFMTNVIQQACMTIDGITVFVPKIIEIPENSTLEECKQLVSSNFMKFPVLAKPLSASLDQGSHNMVLIFSMDHLSNLPKPCLLQEFCNHSGIIYKIFVIGDHISFCERPSIKDIHQSDQKNDTLYFDTRDVSKTGKAFIPDLHESNPNDRVWLSSDENPNMLNSNVVNAVVKRVKEVCNIHLFGLDILVEKETGNYALIDCNQFPGYTGINEEYLPKYLAELILKLAKK